TCAACGGACGTGCCCATGGTCCCCATGCCAATATGACCACCTGCCAACTGCATATGCGTAGTTTCAACGACGGCGACACGATTGTAGTAGAACCCTGGCGGGCCGATAGCTTTCCGGTGGTGAAAGATTTGGTTGTAGATCGCTCAGCCCTTGATCGGATTATTGAGCAGGGCGGATATATTAGTGCTAAGACCGGAACCGCACCCGAAGCCAATGCGGTACCTATTGGAAAAGAAATTGCTGATAAAGCAATGGATGCGGCGGCGTGTATTGGTTGTGGAGCCTGTGTGGCGACCTGTAAAAACTCCTCAGCAGCTTTGTTTACCGCAGCTAAGATCAATCACTTAAATTCGCTGCCTCAGGGCAAGCCCGAGCAGCATCAGCGCGTGTTAGCCATGACTGAGCAGATGCAAGAAGAAGGCTTTGGGCACTGCACCTTCACTGGAGCTTGTGAAGTAGAGTGTCCCGAGGGAATTTCTATTACCAATATTGCCGAGATGAACAATCGGGTTATTCGGGCTTCTATTTTTGGTTAATGTTCTCTAATACCTGCTTATCGGCTAACAATCGTTCGCGTAATTGACTGTACTGTAGTTGATGAAGACCCTGACTGCTATCAATTGCCATAGCTGC
This region of Tunicatimonas pelagia genomic DNA includes:
- a CDS encoding succinate dehydrogenase/fumarate reductase iron-sulfur subunit; amino-acid sequence: MTVTFRIWRQEGTNDPGKLTDYEVEGLTDDMSFLEALDHLNETLVIKNEKVIAYEYDCREGICGQCGVFINGRAHGPHANMTTCQLHMRSFNDGDTIVVEPWRADSFPVVKDLVVDRSALDRIIEQGGYISAKTGTAPEANAVPIGKEIADKAMDAAACIGCGACVATCKNSSAALFTAAKINHLNSLPQGKPEQHQRVLAMTEQMQEEGFGHCTFTGACEVECPEGISITNIAEMNNRVIRASIFG